In Streptomyces sp. RFCAC02, the following proteins share a genomic window:
- a CDS encoding branched-chain amino acid aminotransferase, which produces MTTASGLTFDLKPSAHPTPAAEREAVLANPGFGRHFTDHMVTIRYSEGRGWYDAQLTPYAPLELDPATMVLHYGQEIFEGLKAYRQPDGSVATFRPETNAERFRRSARRLGMPELPVETFVEAIDVLVAQDGDWVPSGGEQSLYLRPFMIATEVGLGINRPAQEYLFMVIASPAGAYFPRGVNPVSVWLSKEYVRAAPGGTGEAKCGGNYAASFLAQAEAVRQGCDQVVWLDAVERRWVEEMGGMNLYFVRGTGDAATVVTPQLTGTLLPGVTRDSLLTIAADLGYGTAEERISTEDWRRGNEDGEFSEVFACGTAAVITPVGSVKSADASWSVGDGQPGEITMRLRQTLVGIQTGEIEDRHGWLHRVG; this is translated from the coding sequence ATGACCACCGCATCCGGCCTCACCTTCGACCTCAAGCCCTCCGCCCACCCGACCCCGGCGGCGGAGCGCGAGGCCGTTCTCGCCAACCCCGGCTTCGGTCGCCACTTCACCGACCACATGGTCACCATCCGCTACAGCGAGGGCCGCGGCTGGTACGACGCCCAGCTCACGCCGTACGCGCCGCTCGAACTCGACCCGGCGACGATGGTCCTGCACTACGGCCAGGAGATCTTCGAGGGCCTCAAGGCGTACCGCCAGCCCGACGGCTCCGTCGCCACCTTCCGGCCCGAGACCAACGCGGAGCGGTTCCGCCGCTCGGCCCGCCGCCTCGGCATGCCGGAGCTGCCCGTCGAGACCTTCGTCGAGGCGATCGACGTCCTCGTCGCCCAGGACGGCGACTGGGTGCCCTCGGGCGGCGAGCAGTCCCTCTACCTGCGGCCCTTCATGATCGCCACCGAGGTCGGCCTCGGCATCAACCGCCCGGCGCAGGAGTACCTCTTCATGGTGATCGCCTCCCCGGCCGGCGCCTACTTCCCGCGCGGCGTCAACCCGGTGTCGGTCTGGCTGTCGAAGGAGTACGTGCGGGCCGCCCCCGGCGGGACCGGCGAGGCCAAGTGCGGCGGCAACTACGCGGCCTCCTTCCTCGCGCAGGCCGAGGCCGTCCGGCAGGGCTGCGACCAGGTCGTCTGGCTCGACGCCGTGGAGCGCCGCTGGGTCGAGGAGATGGGCGGCATGAACCTGTACTTCGTGCGGGGCACCGGCGACGCCGCCACCGTCGTCACGCCGCAGCTCACCGGAACGCTGCTGCCCGGCGTGACGCGCGACTCCCTGCTGACGATCGCCGCCGACCTCGGCTACGGCACCGCCGAGGAGCGCATCTCCACCGAGGACTGGCGGCGCGGCAACGAGGACGGCGAGTTCAGCGAGGTCTTCGCCTGCGGCACGGCCGCCGTGATCACTCCGGTCGGCTCGGTGAAGTCGGCCGACGCCTCCTGGTCCGTGGGCGACGGACAGCCCGGCGAGATCACGATGCGCCTGCGCCAGACGCTGGTCGGCATCCAGACCGGGGAGATCGAGGACCGGCACGGCTGGCTGCACCGCGTGGGCTGA
- the cimA gene encoding citramalate synthase translates to MTTDATDQLALPDDAFHVFDTTLRDGAQREGINLTVADKLTIARHLDGFGVGFIEGGWPGANPRDTEFFRRARTELSLRHAQLVAFGATRRAGTTAAEDPLVQALLDAETPVVCLVAKAHDKHVELALRTTLDENLAMIRDTVSHLRARGRRVFLDCEHFFAGYADNPGYALDVVRTAASAGADVVVLCDTNGGMLPAQVQAVVRTVVADTGARVGIHAQDDSGCAVANTLAAVDGGATHVQCTANGYGERVGNANLFPVVAALELKYGRSVLPAGALAEMTRVSHAIAEVVNLTPSTHQPYVGVSAFAHKAGLHASAIKVDPDLYQHIDPELVGNSMRMLVSDMAGRASIELKSRELGYDLAGDRDLVGRIVARVKEQEQKGFTYEAADASFELLLREEVVEGPQRFFRLESWRTITDQRADGGAENEATVKLWAKGERVIATGEGNGPVDALDRALRAGLERTFPELARIQLVDYKVRILEGRQGTQSTTRVLVTTGDGATEWSTVGVADNVIAASWQALNDAYTYGLLRAGLRPAE, encoded by the coding sequence ATGACCACCGACGCCACGGACCAGCTCGCCCTTCCGGACGACGCCTTCCACGTGTTCGACACGACGCTGCGCGACGGCGCCCAGCGCGAGGGCATCAACCTCACCGTCGCCGACAAGCTGACCATCGCCCGCCACCTCGACGGCTTCGGCGTCGGCTTCATCGAGGGCGGCTGGCCCGGCGCCAACCCGAGGGACACCGAGTTCTTCCGCCGCGCGCGCACCGAGCTGTCCCTGCGCCACGCGCAGCTCGTCGCGTTCGGCGCGACCCGCAGGGCCGGCACGACCGCCGCCGAGGACCCGCTGGTGCAGGCCCTGCTGGACGCGGAGACCCCGGTCGTCTGCCTCGTCGCCAAGGCGCACGACAAGCACGTCGAGCTGGCGCTGCGCACCACGCTCGACGAGAACCTCGCCATGATCCGGGACACCGTCTCCCACCTGCGGGCGCGGGGCCGCCGCGTGTTCCTGGACTGCGAGCACTTCTTCGCCGGCTACGCCGACAACCCCGGCTACGCCCTCGACGTGGTCCGCACGGCCGCCTCCGCCGGCGCCGACGTCGTCGTCCTGTGCGACACCAACGGCGGCATGCTCCCCGCGCAGGTGCAGGCCGTGGTCCGCACCGTGGTCGCCGACACGGGCGCCCGTGTCGGCATCCACGCGCAGGACGACAGCGGCTGCGCCGTCGCGAACACCCTGGCGGCCGTCGACGGCGGCGCCACCCACGTCCAGTGCACGGCCAACGGGTACGGCGAGCGCGTCGGCAACGCGAACCTCTTCCCCGTCGTGGCGGCCCTGGAGCTGAAGTACGGCCGCAGTGTCCTCCCCGCCGGAGCCCTGGCCGAGATGACCCGCGTCTCGCACGCCATCGCCGAGGTCGTGAACCTCACCCCGTCCACGCATCAGCCGTACGTCGGCGTGTCCGCCTTCGCCCACAAGGCGGGCCTGCACGCCTCTGCGATCAAGGTCGACCCCGACCTCTACCAGCACATCGACCCGGAGCTGGTCGGCAACTCGATGCGGATGCTGGTCTCCGACATGGCCGGCCGCGCCTCCATCGAGCTGAAGAGCCGTGAGCTCGGCTACGACCTGGCCGGCGACCGCGACCTCGTCGGCCGGATCGTCGCCCGGGTGAAGGAGCAGGAGCAGAAGGGCTTCACCTACGAGGCCGCCGACGCCTCGTTCGAACTCCTCCTGCGCGAGGAGGTCGTCGAGGGGCCGCAGCGCTTCTTCCGGCTCGAGTCGTGGCGCACGATCACCGACCAGCGGGCGGACGGCGGCGCGGAGAACGAGGCGACCGTCAAACTGTGGGCCAAGGGGGAGCGGGTCATCGCCACCGGCGAGGGCAACGGCCCCGTCGACGCCCTCGACCGCGCCCTGCGCGCGGGCCTGGAGCGGACCTTCCCCGAGCTGGCCCGTATCCAGCTCGTGGACTACAAGGTCCGCATCCTGGAGGGCCGGCAGGGCACCCAGTCCACGACACGCGTCCTCGTCACGACCGGCGACGGTGCCACGGAGTGGTCCACCGTGGGTGTCGCGGACAACGTCATCGCCGCCTCCTGGCAGGCGCTGAACGACGCCTACACCTACGGCCTGCTGCGCGCCGGCCTCCGGCCCGCCGAGTGA
- a CDS encoding acyl-CoA carboxylase subunit epsilon, whose product MSDVTSADPKLVRVERGQASPEELAAVTALLLSRAARGTAVAPAAPARTSAGWRRLERTPGFRAPHSWQG is encoded by the coding sequence ATGAGCGATGTGACGAGCGCCGACCCGAAGCTGGTCCGCGTCGAGCGGGGGCAGGCGAGCCCGGAGGAGTTGGCCGCGGTGACCGCGCTGCTCCTGTCCCGCGCGGCGCGCGGGACGGCCGTGGCGCCGGCAGCCCCCGCGCGCACGAGCGCGGGGTGGCGCCGCCTGGAGCGCACGCCCGGCTTCCGCGCGCCCCACAGCTGGCAGGGCTGA
- a CDS encoding roadblock/LC7 domain-containing protein: MSQAAQNLNWLITSFVENTPGVSHTVVVSADGLLLALSEGFPRDRADQLAAVASGLTSLTAGASRIFEGGAVNQTVVEMERGFLFIMSISDGSSLAVLAHPEADIGLVGYEMALLVDRAGSVLTPDLRAELQGSLLS; this comes from the coding sequence ATGAGTCAGGCGGCGCAGAACCTGAACTGGTTGATCACCAGTTTCGTGGAGAACACCCCCGGGGTGTCGCACACGGTGGTGGTGTCCGCCGATGGTCTTCTTCTGGCGTTGTCCGAGGGGTTCCCGCGGGACCGTGCGGATCAGCTGGCGGCGGTGGCGTCGGGTCTGACGTCGCTGACGGCGGGTGCGTCGCGGATCTTCGAGGGCGGTGCGGTGAATCAGACGGTGGTGGAGATGGAGCGTGGTTTCCTCTTCATCATGTCGATCTCGGACGGTTCGTCGCTGGCGGTGCTGGCGCACCCCGAGGCGGACATCGGTCTGGTGGGGTACGAGATGGCGCTGCTGGTGGATCGAGCCGGTAGCGTTCTGACCCCGGACCTCCGCGCCGAGTTGCAGGGAAGCCTGCTCAGCTGA
- a CDS encoding DUF742 domain-containing protein, with translation MNTPPPPQGPYGASPHYGSFEEEGDQPLVRPYAMTGGRTRPRYQLAIEALVSTTADPVQLQGLLPEHQRICQLCLEVKSVAEVSALMTIPLGVARILVADLAEAGLVAIHQPGHGSDPGGQPDVTLLERVLSGLRKL, from the coding sequence ATGAACACGCCGCCACCCCCGCAGGGACCGTACGGTGCGTCGCCGCATTACGGCTCGTTCGAGGAGGAGGGTGACCAGCCGCTGGTCCGGCCGTACGCGATGACCGGCGGCCGGACGCGGCCGCGGTACCAGCTGGCGATCGAGGCGCTGGTGAGCACCACCGCCGACCCGGTCCAGCTCCAGGGGCTCCTGCCCGAGCACCAGCGGATCTGCCAGCTGTGTCTCGAGGTCAAGTCGGTGGCCGAGGTCTCGGCGCTCATGACGATACCGCTCGGCGTCGCCCGGATCCTGGTGGCCGACCTGGCCGAGGCCGGGCTCGTCGCCATCCACCAGCCGGGTCATGGCAGCGACCCGGGTGGCCAGCCAGATGTGACACTGCTCGAAAGGGTGCTCAGTGGACTTCGCAAGCTCTAG
- a CDS encoding ATP/GTP-binding protein: MDFASSSGGPARPVSAGSTTSAKIVIAGGFGVGKTTFVGSVSEINPLRTEAVMTSASAGIDDLTHTAGKTTTTVAMDFGRITLDQDLILYLFGTPGQDRFWFMWDDLVRGAIGAVVLVDTRRLADCFPAVDYFENSGLPFVIALNGFDGHQPYSPDEVREALQIGPDAPIITTDARHRSESKSALITLVEHALLARLH, encoded by the coding sequence GTGGACTTCGCAAGCTCTAGCGGCGGCCCGGCGCGCCCGGTCTCCGCTGGCTCGACCACCTCCGCGAAGATCGTGATCGCGGGCGGGTTCGGTGTGGGGAAGACCACGTTCGTGGGGTCGGTGTCGGAGATCAATCCGCTGCGGACGGAGGCGGTGATGACCTCGGCGTCGGCGGGGATCGACGATCTCACGCACACGGCGGGGAAGACGACGACGACCGTGGCGATGGACTTCGGTCGTATCACGCTGGATCAGGACCTGATCCTGTATCTGTTCGGGACGCCGGGGCAGGACCGTTTCTGGTTCATGTGGGACGACCTGGTGCGTGGTGCGATCGGTGCGGTGGTGCTGGTGGACACGCGTCGGCTGGCGGACTGTTTCCCGGCGGTGGACTACTTCGAGAACAGCGGTCTGCCGTTCGTGATCGCGTTGAACGGGTTCGACGGTCATCAGCCGTATTCGCCGGACGAGGTGCGGGAGGCGTTGCAGATCGGTCCCGACGCGCCGATCATCACGACGGACGCGCGGCACCGTTCGGAGTCCAAGAGCGCCCTGATCACCCTCGTCGAACACGCACTGCTCGCCCGTCTCCACTGA
- a CDS encoding acyl-CoA carboxylase subunit beta — protein MTDLSESESVPAEAAPDARGRVAELRAIRDEALRGPSEKATEAQHAKGKLTARERIDLLLDAGSFHEVGMLRRHRATGFGLEAKRPYTDGVVTGHGTVHGRPVFVYAHDFRIFGGALGEVHAAKIHKIMDMAIAAGAPLVSLNDGAGARIQEGVSALAGYGGIFQRNTRASGVIPQISVMLGPCAGGAAYSPALTDFVFMVRETSQMFITGPDVVQAVTGAEVSHNGLGGADVHAGTSGVAHFAYDDEETCIEEVRYLLSLLPSNNRENPPAIPAKDPVDRRCETLVDLVPADGNRPYDMRAVIEEIVDDGEFLEVHERWAQNILCALARLDGQVVGIVANQPQSLAGVLDIHASEKAARFVQMCDAFNIPIITLLDVPGFLPGVDQEHGGIIRHGAKLLYAYCNATVPRISVVLRKAYGGAYIVMDSQTIGADVTLAWPTNEIAVMGAEGAANVIFRRQINAADDPEAMRARMVREYKSELMHPYYAAERGLVDDVIEPAETRPVLIATLAMLRTKHADLPARKHGNPPQ, from the coding sequence ATGACCGATCTTTCCGAGTCCGAGTCCGTTCCCGCCGAGGCGGCCCCCGACGCCCGGGGCCGGGTGGCGGAACTGCGGGCGATCCGGGACGAGGCGCTGCGCGGTCCCTCCGAGAAGGCGACCGAGGCGCAGCACGCGAAGGGCAAGCTCACCGCCCGGGAGCGGATCGACCTCCTGCTCGACGCGGGCTCGTTCCACGAGGTCGGCATGCTGCGCCGGCACCGGGCCACCGGCTTCGGCCTGGAGGCCAAGCGCCCCTACACCGACGGCGTCGTCACCGGCCACGGCACGGTCCACGGCCGCCCGGTCTTCGTGTACGCGCACGACTTCCGCATCTTCGGCGGCGCGCTGGGCGAGGTGCACGCCGCGAAGATCCACAAGATCATGGACATGGCCATCGCGGCCGGCGCGCCCCTCGTCTCGCTGAACGACGGCGCGGGCGCCCGTATCCAGGAGGGCGTCTCCGCGCTCGCCGGTTACGGCGGCATCTTCCAGCGCAACACGCGCGCCTCCGGCGTGATCCCGCAGATCTCCGTGATGCTCGGGCCGTGCGCCGGGGGTGCCGCGTACTCGCCGGCGCTCACGGACTTCGTGTTCATGGTCCGCGAGACCTCGCAGATGTTCATCACCGGCCCGGACGTCGTCCAGGCGGTGACGGGCGCCGAGGTGTCGCACAACGGACTCGGCGGCGCCGACGTGCACGCGGGCACCTCCGGTGTCGCGCACTTCGCGTACGACGACGAGGAGACGTGCATCGAGGAGGTCCGCTACCTCCTGTCCCTCCTGCCGAGCAACAACCGCGAGAATCCGCCCGCGATCCCCGCCAAGGACCCGGTGGACCGCCGCTGCGAGACGCTCGTGGACCTGGTCCCGGCCGACGGCAACCGCCCGTACGACATGCGGGCCGTCATCGAGGAGATCGTCGACGACGGCGAGTTCCTGGAGGTGCACGAGCGCTGGGCGCAGAACATCCTGTGCGCCCTGGCCCGCCTCGACGGCCAGGTCGTCGGCATCGTCGCCAACCAGCCGCAGTCCCTGGCCGGCGTGCTCGACATCCACGCCTCCGAGAAGGCCGCCCGCTTCGTGCAGATGTGCGACGCGTTCAACATCCCGATCATCACGCTGCTGGACGTGCCCGGCTTCCTGCCCGGCGTGGACCAGGAGCACGGAGGCATCATCCGGCACGGCGCGAAGCTGCTGTACGCGTACTGCAACGCGACGGTGCCCCGGATCTCCGTCGTCCTGCGCAAGGCGTACGGCGGCGCGTACATCGTGATGGACTCGCAGACGATCGGCGCCGACGTGACGCTGGCCTGGCCGACGAACGAGATCGCCGTCATGGGCGCCGAGGGCGCGGCCAACGTGATCTTCCGCCGGCAGATCAACGCGGCCGACGACCCGGAGGCGATGCGGGCGCGCATGGTCAGGGAGTACAAGTCCGAGCTGATGCACCCGTACTACGCGGCCGAGCGCGGCCTTGTCGACGACGTCATCGAGCCGGCGGAGACGCGGCCCGTGCTGATCGCCACCCTCGCGATGCTGCGCACGAAGCACGCCGACCTGCCCGCCCGCAAGCACGGCAACCCGCCGCAGTGA
- a CDS encoding nitrate- and nitrite sensing domain-containing protein produces MQGRFKREGRAAEDAEPDGATDREPSAGAAPGDAADGDRPAPDGAAAGDDASATPSAPRRPSQAGSRLALRNWRISTRLVSLVALPVVAATILGGLRLQTALADIEQLDDMQLLTDMTEQATRLATALQEERDRTAGPLMTGMDTRSDEIAGPREDTDEARHSFSDATLRIDNTDEAMRGIQSSLDDISSQLGELDSVRKDAYQDRDYVSQTISSYNNMITSLLSLTQDMAQATGNGEMIRATRALAAFAAAKEHASIQRAVITAGLARGEIDGEVTQLSESDWRYGRTNWLNEDAKLGSFEAIYDGDRDHLNALLAPLNGGQGSITQADQYAQQVFAAEEGIDRQPRTYLNWFDQDRTKIEAMDRIQQQLLDELLAKARDLQDQAEDDAVLNGAIVLLVLGITLVGAFIVARSMVRSLRRLQTTAQEVAHKRLPEVVKRMSEAEPEDVDTSVEPIGVYTRDEIGRVAEAFDDVHREAVRLAGEQALLRGNVNAMFTNLSRRSQGLIQRQLSLISELESREADPDQLSSLFKLDHLATRMRRNGENLLVLAGEEPGRRWTRPVPLVDVLRAAASEVEQYERIELSAVPKTDVAGRVVNDLVHLLAELLENATSFSSPQTKVKVTGHALPDGRVLVEIHDTGIGLSPEDLADINDRLANPPTVDVSVSRRMGLFVVGRLSLRHGIRIQLRPSDSGGTTALVMLPADVANGGFRPRPADAAGGRPTATLEREQPPGRGAGDGGGRPGDTDRAPGWQRSLDRAEHGRGQVTGRADRPALPSRPVGASGAPAPDDFPAPPQAAPPAPPRQAPEPPVPAGPGADRPSWASAPDESGRIPAARADRDQPRGHDEHDSMAASTAQFPAVGPDGFPQRADAPGQGHQSRSSMADAFAARQARAQAQQDDEASRTGEYGFPPARPGEPAGDTGAFPAAQPYGDGQQTGYQGQDYRAQGYQEPDYQQQAYQDPGYRTPEYQDQGYPTPDHRDSGYREPGPQDDAQHRDYRGADYAGQAQDPGYRGDDRAARDYQGQDYREPGYQDGAYSGYRAPEPAASGYDDDSAFAPPAHRDRQGHQEPAPRARDERPDDVRSALSARQTPRTSERTPIFEEMETTWFGLRRAPGAPAQPSREPAGSRQSPQNAPAPARPAQPGPAAGGHRSDEAPAPRRESGDGGSGTPWRSSPNDERWRQAEQLRQPSAGGVTTSGLPRRVPRANLVAGAAQQHQQATPVGPAVSRRPDDVRGRLTNLRRGIQQGRQAGTTAGRSDRGSGPTYQ; encoded by the coding sequence GTGCAGGGACGTTTCAAGAGGGAAGGCCGCGCTGCGGAGGATGCGGAGCCGGACGGCGCGACCGACCGGGAGCCCTCGGCAGGTGCCGCGCCGGGCGACGCCGCGGACGGCGACCGCCCCGCGCCCGATGGCGCCGCGGCGGGCGACGACGCGTCCGCCACCCCGTCGGCACCGCGCCGCCCGAGTCAGGCGGGCTCCCGTCTCGCGCTGCGCAACTGGCGCATCAGCACGCGCCTCGTGTCCCTCGTCGCGCTGCCCGTGGTCGCCGCGACCATTCTCGGCGGCCTGCGTCTGCAGACGGCGCTCGCGGACATCGAGCAGCTCGACGACATGCAGCTCCTGACCGACATGACGGAGCAGGCCACCCGTCTCGCGACCGCGCTCCAGGAGGAACGCGACCGCACCGCCGGCCCGCTGATGACCGGCATGGACACGCGCAGCGACGAGATCGCCGGTCCGCGCGAGGACACCGACGAGGCCCGTCACTCGTTCAGTGACGCCACCCTGCGCATCGACAACACCGACGAGGCGATGCGCGGCATCCAGTCCAGCCTCGACGACATCAGCAGCCAGCTCGGCGAGCTGGACTCGGTGCGCAAGGACGCGTACCAGGACCGGGACTACGTCTCCCAGACGATCTCGTCCTACAACAACATGATCACGTCCCTGCTCAGCCTCACGCAGGACATGGCCCAGGCCACCGGCAACGGCGAGATGATCCGCGCCACCCGCGCCCTCGCCGCGTTCGCCGCCGCCAAGGAGCACGCCTCCATCCAGCGCGCCGTCATCACCGCCGGCCTCGCCCGGGGCGAGATCGACGGCGAGGTCACCCAGCTCTCCGAGAGCGACTGGCGCTACGGCCGCACCAACTGGCTCAACGAGGACGCCAAACTCGGCAGCTTCGAGGCCATCTACGACGGCGACCGCGACCACCTCAACGCGCTGCTCGCCCCCCTCAACGGCGGCCAGGGCAGCATCACCCAGGCCGACCAGTACGCGCAGCAGGTCTTCGCGGCCGAGGAGGGCATCGACCGCCAGCCGCGCACCTACCTCAACTGGTTCGACCAGGACCGCACCAAGATCGAGGCGATGGACCGCATCCAGCAGCAGCTGCTGGACGAACTCCTCGCCAAGGCCCGCGACCTGCAGGACCAGGCGGAGGACGACGCCGTCCTCAACGGCGCCATCGTCCTGCTCGTCCTCGGCATCACGCTGGTCGGCGCGTTCATCGTCGCCCGGTCCATGGTCCGCTCGCTGCGCCGCCTGCAGACGACCGCCCAGGAGGTCGCGCACAAGCGGCTGCCCGAGGTCGTCAAGCGCATGTCCGAGGCCGAGCCGGAGGACGTGGACACCTCCGTCGAGCCGATCGGCGTCTACACGCGTGACGAGATCGGCCGCGTGGCCGAGGCGTTCGACGACGTCCACCGCGAGGCGGTCCGCCTCGCCGGTGAGCAGGCCCTCCTCCGGGGCAACGTCAACGCGATGTTCACCAACCTCTCGCGCCGCAGCCAGGGCCTGATCCAGCGCCAGCTCTCGCTGATCTCCGAACTGGAGTCCCGCGAGGCCGACCCCGACCAGCTCTCCTCGCTGTTCAAGCTCGACCACCTCGCGACCCGCATGCGCCGCAACGGTGAGAACCTCCTCGTTCTCGCCGGTGAGGAGCCGGGCCGCCGGTGGACGCGTCCCGTGCCCCTGGTGGACGTGCTGCGCGCCGCCGCGTCCGAGGTGGAGCAGTACGAGCGCATCGAGCTGTCGGCCGTCCCGAAGACGGACGTCGCCGGCCGTGTCGTCAACGACCTCGTGCACCTGCTCGCCGAGCTGCTGGAGAACGCCACCTCGTTCTCCTCGCCGCAGACCAAGGTCAAGGTCACCGGTCACGCGCTGCCCGACGGCCGGGTCCTTGTGGAGATCCACGACACCGGCATCGGCCTGTCCCCCGAGGACCTCGCCGACATCAACGACCGCCTCGCCAACCCGCCGACGGTTGACGTGTCCGTCTCCCGCCGCATGGGCCTGTTCGTGGTCGGCCGGCTGTCCCTGCGGCACGGCATCCGCATCCAGCTGCGGCCGTCCGACTCCGGCGGCACCACCGCGCTCGTCATGCTGCCCGCCGACGTGGCGAACGGCGGCTTCCGCCCGCGTCCCGCCGATGCGGCCGGCGGGCGGCCCACCGCGACCCTGGAGCGGGAGCAGCCGCCCGGCCGCGGTGCCGGCGACGGCGGCGGACGCCCCGGCGACACCGACCGCGCGCCCGGCTGGCAGCGCAGCCTCGACCGCGCCGAGCACGGCCGCGGCCAGGTCACCGGCCGCGCGGACCGCCCGGCCCTGCCCTCGCGCCCGGTCGGCGCCTCCGGCGCCCCGGCACCCGACGACTTCCCCGCGCCCCCGCAGGCCGCACCGCCCGCGCCCCCGCGGCAGGCCCCGGAGCCGCCGGTGCCGGCCGGCCCCGGCGCCGACCGGCCGAGCTGGGCCAGCGCGCCCGACGAGAGCGGCCGAATACCGGCCGCCCGCGCCGACCGCGACCAGCCCCGCGGCCACGACGAGCACGACTCCATGGCCGCCAGTACGGCGCAGTTCCCCGCCGTCGGCCCGGACGGCTTCCCGCAGCGCGCCGACGCGCCGGGCCAGGGGCACCAGAGCCGTTCCTCGATGGCCGACGCGTTCGCCGCACGCCAGGCGAGGGCACAGGCGCAGCAGGACGACGAGGCGTCCCGCACCGGTGAGTACGGCTTCCCGCCGGCGCGCCCGGGGGAGCCGGCCGGCGACACCGGGGCCTTCCCCGCAGCCCAGCCGTACGGCGACGGTCAGCAGACCGGCTACCAGGGCCAGGACTACCGCGCCCAGGGCTATCAGGAGCCGGACTACCAGCAGCAGGCGTATCAGGACCCGGGCTACCGCACGCCGGAGTACCAGGACCAGGGCTACCCCACCCCCGATCACCGCGACAGCGGTTACCGGGAGCCCGGCCCGCAGGACGACGCCCAGCACCGCGACTACCGCGGCGCCGACTACGCGGGCCAGGCCCAGGACCCCGGCTACCGCGGCGACGACCGCGCCGCCCGGGACTACCAGGGCCAGGACTACCGCGAGCCCGGCTACCAGGACGGCGCCTACTCCGGCTACCGCGCGCCCGAGCCCGCGGCGTCCGGCTACGACGACGACTCCGCCTTCGCCCCGCCGGCGCACCGCGACCGGCAGGGCCACCAGGAGCCCGCGCCCCGCGCCAGGGACGAGCGGCCGGACGACGTGCGCAGCGCGCTGTCCGCCCGCCAGACCCCGAGGACGTCGGAGCGCACACCGATCTTCGAGGAGATGGAGACCACGTGGTTCGGTCTCCGTCGCGCGCCGGGAGCGCCGGCGCAGCCCTCGCGGGAGCCCGCGGGCTCCCGGCAGTCCCCCCAGAACGCGCCCGCGCCGGCGCGGCCCGCCCAGCCAGGGCCGGCAGCCGGCGGCCACCGGTCCGACGAGGCCCCCGCCCCCCGGCGGGAGTCCGGCGACGGTGGTTCGGGCACCCCCTGGCGTTCGTCCCCGAACGACGAACGCTGGCGGCAGGCCGAGCAGCTCCGCCAGCCCTCCGCGGGCGGGGTCACCACGTCGGGCCTGCCCCGGCGTGTGCCCCGCGCGAACCTCGTGGCGGGCGCAGCGCAGCAGCACCAGCAGGCCACGCCGGTGGGCCCGGCGGTCTCGCGTCGCCCGGACGACGTCCGGGGCCGCCTGACCAACCTCCGCCGGGGAATTCAGCAGGGACGCCAGGCCGGTACGACGGCCGGCCGGTCGGACCGGGGCTCCGGCCCCACATACCAGTAG